A section of the Amycolatopsis sp. AA4 genome encodes:
- a CDS encoding copper resistance D family protein: MDLGSAKFWYVAARCADYAGLALFVGGMVFLALLWPAGADSRQARGVLGTGWLLGFAGTVAGLGLQGAWVAQRSPADLFDPDLLGQVLDSQFGRIWFAKALLWMLGGVVLADVLQRGERAARSAGWRVGAGVVAAGLLRTTGLTGHSAESARPLLSQLADFGHLAGGCAWVGGLAMLLFGVLSRRDPGELASVVPRYSKLALVSVLVVLGAGVVLAAGTLGDPGRLFTSGYGRILLTKLAALAVVLLFAQASKSWVARRLDFAVVLRGDAGALRPFVYSVAAEATLVVVVLFAASLLVTASPGR; encoded by the coding sequence GTGGATCTCGGCTCCGCGAAATTCTGGTACGTCGCCGCGCGCTGCGCGGATTACGCCGGGCTCGCCCTGTTCGTCGGCGGCATGGTCTTCCTCGCGCTGCTGTGGCCCGCGGGAGCGGACTCCCGCCAGGCCCGCGGCGTGCTCGGGACCGGCTGGCTTCTCGGCTTCGCCGGGACGGTGGCCGGTCTCGGGCTGCAGGGCGCGTGGGTGGCGCAGCGGTCGCCGGCCGACCTGTTCGACCCGGACCTGCTCGGCCAGGTGCTCGACAGCCAGTTCGGCCGGATCTGGTTCGCCAAGGCGCTGCTGTGGATGCTCGGCGGGGTGGTGCTCGCCGACGTGCTGCAGCGCGGCGAACGGGCCGCGCGGTCGGCGGGATGGCGGGTCGGCGCGGGCGTGGTCGCCGCGGGGCTGCTGCGCACGACCGGCTTGACCGGGCATTCCGCGGAGAGCGCGCGTCCGCTGCTGAGCCAGCTGGCGGATTTCGGGCACCTGGCGGGCGGGTGCGCGTGGGTCGGCGGGCTCGCGATGCTGCTGTTCGGGGTGCTGTCCCGGCGCGATCCCGGCGAACTCGCCAGTGTCGTACCGCGCTATTCGAAACTCGCCTTGGTCTCGGTCCTGGTCGTGCTCGGCGCGGGCGTCGTGCTCGCGGCCGGGACGCTGGGCGACCCGGGGCGGCTGTTCACCTCCGGCTACGGCCGGATCCTGCTGACGAAACTCGCGGCGCTCGCGGTGGTCCTGCTCTTCGCCCAGGCGAGCAAGAGCTGGGTCGCGCGGCGGCTCGACTTCGCGGTGGTGCTGCGCGGCGACGCCGGCGCGCTCCGTCCCTTCGTTTATTCCGTCGCCGCGGAAGCCACGCTCGTCGTCGTGGTGCTGTTCGCGGCGAGCCTCCTCGTCACCGCCAGTCCCGGCCGGTGA
- a CDS encoding plastocyanin/azurin family copper-binding protein — translation MDNPEPTSAETRPDAPPAAGSRRRWPIAVAVGALALALVSLTTLRTGQQTAPVAAPSTAQVDLAALAKQSPLAVPLYQGLSQQQGGAAAPAAAQASAGSAKSVEMSGYKFSPASLTITAGDTVTWTNHDTAPHNVVVTDGPEKFTSPTLQTGGTFSHTFTKAGTYSYYCSIHPDMKATVTVQGAAPPSSPTAPPSSSSTPTAPSSPTHTMPMPTDAPPGTCVPKAVLQPILDHIKAAHLEESPGQQAADLLNLDQYIKTHTVWLESVLKPAFDGSADKVVTDTLAPIIAHIKSAHLEESPGQQVTDLLNLDQYIKTHTVWLENVLTPLLNQASC, via the coding sequence ATGGACAACCCGGAACCCACCTCCGCCGAAACGCGGCCGGACGCCCCGCCCGCGGCGGGCAGCCGGCGCCGCTGGCCGATCGCGGTCGCGGTCGGCGCGCTGGCGCTGGCCTTGGTCAGCCTCACCACGCTGCGCACGGGGCAGCAGACGGCTCCGGTCGCCGCTCCGAGCACGGCCCAGGTCGATCTCGCCGCGCTCGCGAAACAGAGCCCGCTCGCTGTCCCGTTGTACCAAGGTCTCTCGCAGCAGCAAGGCGGTGCCGCGGCGCCGGCCGCCGCGCAGGCCTCGGCGGGCTCGGCCAAATCGGTCGAGATGAGCGGGTACAAGTTCTCTCCCGCCAGCCTGACGATCACCGCGGGCGACACGGTGACGTGGACCAACCACGACACCGCGCCGCACAACGTCGTCGTCACCGACGGCCCGGAGAAGTTCACGTCGCCGACCCTGCAGACCGGCGGCACCTTCTCCCACACCTTCACCAAGGCGGGCACCTATTCCTACTACTGTTCGATCCACCCCGACATGAAGGCGACCGTGACCGTGCAGGGCGCGGCCCCGCCGTCTTCGCCGACCGCGCCGCCGTCGTCGTCCTCGACCCCGACCGCGCCCTCCAGCCCGACGCACACGATGCCGATGCCCACCGACGCTCCGCCGGGAACCTGCGTGCCCAAGGCGGTGTTGCAGCCGATCCTGGACCACATCAAGGCCGCGCACCTGGAGGAGTCGCCGGGACAGCAGGCAGCTGATCTGCTGAATCTCGACCAGTACATCAAAACGCACACCGTGTGGCTGGAAAGCGTGCTGAAGCCGGCGTTCGACGGTTCGGCCGACAAGGTCGTCACCGACACGCTCGCGCCGATCATCGCGCACATCAAGTCCGCACATCTCGAGGAGTCCCCGGGACAGCAGGTGACTGATCTGCTGAACCTGGACCAGTACATCAAGACGCACACCGTCTGGCTGGAGAACGTCCTGACGCCGCTGCTGAACCAGGCGTCCTGCTGA